In Zingiber officinale cultivar Zhangliang chromosome 11B, Zo_v1.1, whole genome shotgun sequence, a single window of DNA contains:
- the LOC122034596 gene encoding LRR receptor-like serine/threonine-protein kinase RGI3: MGLLPPNLRTIIFFTVLSFFFSCLAIDEQGQALLSWKQTLSSSTDALSSWNSSDPNPCKWFGVACNSKLEVTSLKIKLVDLQGPLPSNLQPLKSLKNLVLSAINLTGPIPVEFGEYSELAFLDLSKNQISGDIPQEICKLTKLRSLALHSNSLQGAIPADIGNLSGLTCLTLYDNYLSGELPASVGKLERLEVFRAGGNRNLRGSLPAEIGNCRSLVMLGLAVTGLSGRLPSTFGLLERIQTVAIYTSQLSGPIPGEIGNCTQLTNLYLYQNSFSGPIPPEFGRLRNLKTLFLWQNNLVGAIPPELGQCEQLILMDLSSNSLTGSIPESFGNLRNLQQMQLSTNQLTGAIPSEISNCTALTDIEVDNNGLSGEIGIDFRRLENLTLFYAWQNWLTGSIPASLAQCRNLQSLDLSYNNLTGSIPKELFGLQNLTKLLLLSNELTGFLPPEIGNCTNLYRLRLNGNRLGGTIPAEIGNLENLNFLDMSNNRLVGPIPAASSGCQNLEFLDLHSNGLSGSLPESLPRSLQFVDFSQNRLTGVISPVVGSLPELTKLLLGRNQLSGGIPAQLGSCSKLQLLDLGDNFFSGEIPGELGQLPALEISLNLSCNRLSGEIPPQFSSLEKLGCLDISHNELHGDLRVVATLQNLVALNVSFNAFSGELPDTPFFRNLPLADLEGNHGLIIADGRPSAQETQRRAAVSALKLAMTFLIIVSAALLLTAAFLLARARAEPRGGGADDAWEITLYQKLDLSVDDVLHELTSANVVGTGSSGVVYKVSIPSGVTLAVKKMWSPADDDSGEFRSEIAALSTLRHRNIVRLLGWGLNRSAKLLFYNYLPNGSLSGFLHRGVKEAAASWETRYEIAVGLARAVAYLHHDCVPAILHGDIKAMNVLLGPRFEPYLADFGLARVMADGERAHKLDTNSCPPRIAGSYGYMAPEHASMRRITEKSDVYSYGVVLLEVITGRHPLDPSLPGGMDLVQWVRVHLQRKLDPVHLLDGRLLGQPEHQLQEILQALSISVLCVGHRPDDRPAMKDVVALLEAVRRPANEEQTKDPATASAAACPVRNVKLQGSSNCSFAMSEYSS; this comes from the exons ATGGGATTGTTGCCTCCAAACTTACGTACAATTATCTTCTTCACCGTCTTATCTTTCTTCTTCAGTTGCCTGGCCATTGATGAGCAAGGCCAAGCTCTGCTTTCTTGGAAGCAGACTCTAAGCAGCTCCACTGACGCACTTAGCTCTTGGAATTCTTCAGATCCCAATCCGTGCAAGTGGTTTGGTGTTGCCTGCAACTCCAAGCTTGAAGTCACCAGCTTGAAGATCAAACTAGTCGATCTGCAAGGCCCATTGCCTTCCAATCTCCAACCTCTCAAGTCCTTGAAGAATCTAGTGCTTTCAGCGATCAACCTCACTGGCCCAATTCCAGTAGAGTTCGGGGAGTACAGCGAGCTCGCCTTCCTCGACCTTAGCAAGAACCAAATATCGGGCGATATCCCGCAGGAAATTTGCAAGCTGACCAAGCTCCGATCCTTGGCTCTGCACTCCAACTCTCTACAAGGCGCCATTCCGGCAGACATTGGAAACCTCTCTGGCCTCACGTGCTTGACGCTCTATGATAACTACCTCAGCGGCGAGTTGCCAGCGAGCGTCGGGAAGCTGGAGAGGCTCGAGGTTTTCCGCGCCGGTGGGAACCGGAATCTGAGAGGCTCCTTGCCTGCCGAGATTGGCAATTGTAGGAGCTTAGTGATGTTGGGCCTGGCAGTGACCGGCTTATCGGGGAGGCTTCCTTCCACTTTCGGTTTGCTCGAAAGAATTCAAACCGTTGCTATCTACACTTCTCAGCTGTCGGGGCCAATCCCAGGAGAGATTGGCAACTGCACTCAGCTGACCAATCTTTATCTGTATCAGAATTCTTTCTCCGGTCCGATTCCGCCGGAATTCGGCCGGCTTCGGAACCTGAAGACTCTATTCCTGTGGCAGAACAACTTGGTCGGAGCAATTCCACCGGAGCTCGGTCAGTGCGAGCAACTGATCCTCATGGACTTGTCCTCGAATTCGCTTACTGGAAGTATTCCCGAGAGCTTCGGTAACTTGCGGAACCTTCAACAGATGCAGCTGAGTACCAATCAGCTCACCGGAGCTATCCCATCGGAGATCTCGAACTGCACGGCGCTGACTGATATCGAGGTGGACAACAATGGTCTTTCTGGAGAGATAGGAATCGACTTCAGGAGATTGGAGAACCTTACTCTGTTCTACGCTTGGCAGAATTGGCTCACGGGGAGCATTCCGGCGAGCTTGGCTCAGTGCCGGAATTTGCAATCGCTGGACCTCTCTTACAACAACTTGACGGGCTCGATTCCTAAGGAGCTATTCGGGCTGCAGAATTTGACCAAATTGCTTCTCCTGTCTAATGAGTTGACCGGATTTCTGCCGCCGGAGATCGGCAATTGCACGAATCTTTATCGGCTGCGGCTGAATGGCAACCGCCTAGGAGGCACTATTCCGGCAGAGATCGGCAATCTCGAGAaccttaattttcttgacatgagCAACAACCGGCTCGTCGGCCCGATTCCGGCGGCCAGCTCCGGGTGCCAGAACCTCGAATTCCTCGACCTTCATTCCAATGGCCTGAGCGGCAGCCTGCCGGAGTCGCTGCCAAGGAGCCTGCAGTTTGTTGACTTCTCCCAAAATAGGCTGACCGGAGTAATAAGTCCTGTTGTTGGATCGCTGCCGGAGCTGACGAAGCTCTTGCTAGGTAGGAATCAGCTCTCCGGCGGAATCCCTGCGCAGCTCGGGTCATGCAGCAAGTTGCAACTTTTAGATCTCGGCGACAACTTCTTCTCCGGCGAGATACCAGGCGAGTTAGGCCAACTTCCCGCGCTGGAGATCTCGCTCAATCTCAGCTGCAACCGTCTCTCCGGAGAGATCCCGCCGCAGTTTTCATCCCTCGAGAAACTCGGTTGCCTCGACATCTCGCACAACGAACTCCACGGAGACCTCCGGGTCGTCGCCACGCTACAGAATCTGGTTGCTCTGAACGTATCCTTCAACGCCTTCTCAGGCGAACTTCCTGACACCCCCTTCTTCAGGAACCTCCCTCTCGCGGACCTTGAAGGCAACCACGGCCTAATCATCGCCGACGGCCGTCCCTCGGCCCAAGAAACACAGAGAAGAGCAGCCGTCTCAGCTCTGAAGCTCGCGATGACGTTCCTGATCATCGTCAGCGCGGCGCTCCTCCTGACGGCCGCCTTCCTCCTCGCTCGTGCGCGTGCCGAGCCTCGCGGCGGCGGCGCCGACGACGCGTGGGAGATCACGCTCTACCAGAAGCTGGACCTCTCGGTCGACGACGTCCTCCACGAGCTGACGTCAGCTAACGTGGTTGGGACCGGGAGCTCCGGGGTGGTCTATAAGGTCTCCATCCCAAGCGGAGTGACGCTGGCCGTCAAGAAGATGTGGTCGCCAGCGGACGACGACTCGGGTGAATTCCGCAGCGAGATCGCCGCGCTGAGCACGTTACGCCACCGCAACATCGTGCGCCTCCTCGGGTGGGGCCTCAACCGGAGCGCCAAGTTGCTGTTCTACAACTACTTACCCAACGGCAGCCTAAGCGGGTTCCTCCACCGGGGGGTGAAGGAGGCGGCGGCGTCGTGGGAGACTAGGTACGAGATCGCAGTGGGGCTGGCGCGCGCCGTCGCCTACCTGCACCACGACTGCGTGCCGGCTATCCTCCATGGCGACATCAAGGCCATGAACGTGCTCCTCGGCCCAAGATTTGAACCGTATTTGGCGGACTTCGGCCTCGCCCGGGTAATGGCCGACGGCGAACGTGCTCATAAGTTGGACACCAATTCATGCCCTCCTCGCATCGCCGGCTCGTACGGCTACATGGCTCCAG AGCACGCGTCGATGCGACGGATAACGGAGAAGAGCGACGTGTATAGCTACGGAGTGGTTCTGCTAGAGGTGATAACGGGAAGGCATCCACTGGACCCGTCGCTGCCCGGCGGGATGGATTTGGTGCAGTGGGTTCGAGTCCACCTGCAGAGGAAGCTGGACCCGGTTCATCTCCTCGACGGCAGGCTGCTCGGCCAGCCGGAGCACCAGCTCCAAGAAATTCTGCAAGCGCTGTCGATCTCGGTTCTGTGCGTCGGCCACCGGCCGGATGACCGGCCGGCGATGAAGGATGTGGTGGCGTTGTTGGAGGCGGTGAGGCGGCCGGCGAACGAGGAGCAGACGAAGGATCCGGCGACTGCCTCCGCCGCCGCTTGCCCAGTTCGCAATGTGAAGTTGCAGGGGTCTTCGAATTGCTCGTTTGCGATGTCGGAGTACAGTAGTTGA
- the LOC122034597 gene encoding NDR1/HIN1-like protein 13, translated as MPAHSCTTLPQVPPLHSHPPPPHSQPPKSTTMPLNKPPELSNPLHTGKSQLLPPERRTGPLIWCAAVVCVVLTLLLILAGIVTLIVFFVIRPRSPSIDLTTASLNSIYLDSPTYLNGDVAFLANFSNPNHKIDVVFKSLGLELYFRDRLIAVQALRPFALRTGESRLEAVRMITSEVLLPAELAEELQKQVRENSVVYSVRGSFKVRARFGAGHYSYWIYNRCDVKITAPPNGVLVARRCRKD; from the coding sequence ATGCCCGCTCACAGTTGCACCACCCTTCCACAAGTGCCACCTCTTCATTCTCACCCTCCTCCTCCCCATTCCCAACCTCCTAAATCCACCACCATGCCACTGAACAAGCCGCCGGAATTATCGAACCCGTTGCACACGGGGAAGTCACAGCTCCTCCCTCCCGAACGTCGCACCGGCCCCCTCATCTGGTGCGCCGCCGTCGTCTGCGTCGTCCTCACTCTCCTCCTCATCCTCGCTGGCATCGTCACGCTCATCGTCTTCTTCGTCATCAGACCGCGCAGCCCTTCCATCGACCTCACCACCGCCAGCCTCAACAGCATCTACCTCGACTCGCCCACGTACCTCAACGGCGACGTCGCCTTCCTCGCCAATTTCTCCAACCCCAACCACAAGATCGACGTGGTGTTCAAGTCGCTGGGCTTGGAGCTCTACTTCCGTGACAGGCTCATCGCGGTGCAGGCGCTGCGACCGTTCGCGCTGCGGACGGGCGAGTCACGGCTGGAGGCGGTTCGCATGATCACCAGCGAGGTGCTGCTGCCGGCGGAGCTGGCGGAGGAGCTCCAGAAACAGGTGAGGGAGAACAGCGTGGTGTACAGCGTTAGAGGGAGCTTCAAGGTGAGGGCGAGATTTGGCGCCGGCCATTATTCGTACTGGATCTACAATCGCTGTGACGTCAAGATCACGGCGCCGCCCAACGGGGTGCTCGTGGCCCGGCGGTGCAGGAAAGATTAG